The nucleotide sequence TCATATGATTGTTCTTTTAGTTTGTGCGAATTTACAAACGATAAGCCCAAATCTAGCAATAAATCTCCGCTTTTTACTGTGCACTTATTTCATTTTCTAGTTTACCATTTAAAAGAAGTTCATCTCCGTCTTCATTCTCAAATGATAAATTATATTTTGCCTTGGCAACAACTAGCCCTGAAGTCAGTGGAGTTCCTTCTACTCTGTAAACAACCACTAATGGAGAATTATCTCCATCATCTGAAACAGAAAACTCCCAATCTTCATCAGTAACAAACTCCATTTCATTATAACCACTACTTGTTAAGGTAATGCCTGCATCTGAATACAGTTCATTTAAGGCTCCCAAGTGCTCTGAAAGCTTATTATATTCACTTAGTTTCACTTCTCTTTTTTGCTGTAAAGCAACAATTTCATCAAGTGAACCTAATCTATTTTTAGTTTCTTCTACTACGCGATCAAACTTTCCTTTCTTAGCATAAAAGCTCTTCTGTGATTTCTCTACAATGATTCTATCATACAGATAATCTTGTAAGGCGATATAAAATACATCAATACTTTCCCCAGAGGCCCCTGCCTTTCGGTGTTGGTTATAGATATATTCAAAAGAAAAAAGTGTTCTTAATAGTGATCGACCTTCTTCAAAAAGTCTTTTATTAGCCACTTCTAGCTCTTCTATAGCTTCTTTTGTTCCTCCAATCGTCCCACTTTGGTTTCTCATACTTTCCATTGCAGATAAAACCTTGTCGATATTTTCCTGCATGATATTGATATCTCTAATATATCCATCTCTAGTAGCTAATAATCTAGTTAATGCAGCTTGTACTGCCCCACTCTGACCACTTGCATCACTTTGTGATATATTATCGGATAAAATTTCAGTATAATGGTAAATATCAGACATGTTAGACAGCTCTGCTTGAAGGTTTCTTAAACTTTCTTCCAACTGTCCTGTATCATCGCCAAAGTTACCTTTTAACTGTTTGATGTCTGCATCTACCTGTCGAACATTCTGATCAGCTCTCTCTACAGCTTCTTCCACTTCTTGAATGTTCATATTGGGTAATCGCATAGATATAGCTACCGCACTACCTTCTACAGCATCTCCATTTAGGTTCCAAACTGTATTGTCTTTAATATATTCATCAATAACCACTAAATCCGGATGGATTTCATCATCGTCTCCACTAAAGACAAAGAAAGCGATTGTTGTGATCAGGAGAATTCCACCGAAAACTGAACCTAAGATGATGAGTAAGTTTTTCTTTGGGGTTGTTGAGTTTTCCTCCATAACATTTTTATTATTCTTGGTTTAAGTAGGTTTTCTATCTTAGTTTTTGACCAAGTGACGAGCACTTCTCTTTTCTAACGCAATATTCTACTAATAATTTTAAGAAGATAATAATATTTTCGTTTTACGAATATCTTTAAGTGGATTAGTTAAGAGATTTCTTATTTTGTTATAAATCCATATTTTTATATTACAACCGAAACTTTATGTTCGTGTCTTAAGTAATAATTAAAAAATAATTATAGATAAACCATCCCAAAAGAATGAGTCAACAACGTATTTTATGGGCCGATGACGAGATTGAATTATTAAAACCGCATATTCTTTTCTTAACTAAAAAAGGGTATGATGTAACTCCTGTTTTAAGTGGTCTCGACGCAATCGAAAAATGTGAGGAAGAAGAATTTGATATCATTTTCTTGGATGAAAACATGCCTGGTATGACAGGCCTTGAAGCCTTAGAGCAGATTAAACGAATTAAACCTAGTCTTCCTGTAGTAATGATCACTAAAAGTGAGGAAGAATACATTATGGAAGATGCTATTGGTGCAAAAATCGCTGACTACCTTATTAAACCTATCAATCCAAAACAGATACTATTATCTGTAAAAAAACTACTGGATAAGAAAAAATTAGTCGACGAAAAAACCAATTCTGCCTATCAACAAGATTTCCAAAGCATCATGATGTCTTTCATGAATGATATGGATTGGGAAGATTGGGTAGAAACTTATAAAAAGATTGTATACTGGGACCTTGCCATCAATCAGACAGAAAATAAAAGTATGAGTGAGGTCTTTGAAATGCAGAAGAATGAAGCGAATCATAACTTCTGTCGGTTTATCAAAGACAATTATATCGACTGGATGGAAGAGCCAGATGAAAGACCTATATTGTCTCATGAGTTACTTGCCGAAAAAGTATTCCCATACGTAAAAGAAAATGACAATAGTACTTTCTTTATCCTGATAGATAACCTTCGCTATGATCAATGGAAAGTAATTGAGCCATTAGTTGCAGACTTATTCTCAATAAAAGAAGATGTTTATTGTCCAATTCTTCCAACAACCACAGCGTATGCTAGAAATGCTATTTTCTCTGGTTTAATGCCATCAGAAATTGAAGCTACATATCCTGAATGGTGGGTAAATGATAACGATGAAGAAAGTAAAAACAACTATGAGGAAGAACTTTTAGGAGAACAACTACTTCGTCATGGTATCAAAGATAAATACTCTTACAACAAGATTATTAGAGCTTCACAAGGCAAGCAGGTAAATGATCAAATCAATGCCTTAATGCATAAGAAGTTCAATGCTGTAGTGTATAACTTCGTTGATATGCTTTCACATGCAAGAACAGACACCAATATGGTTCGTGAACTTGCTCCAGATGAAGCTGCCTACCGCTCTATCACAAAATCATGGTTCGAGCACTCCACACTTTATGAAATGCTAAAAATGCTTTCAGAAAAAGATTGTAAGGTCTTTATCACTACTGATCATGGTACTGTAAGAACGCGTAAACCTTACAAAATTGTTGGTGATAGAGAAACCAATACCAACTTGAGGTACAAGCAAGGTAAAAACCTTTCTTACAATAAAAAGAATGTTTTAGTGGCCAGACATCCAGAAGACTTTGGCTTGCCAAAAACTGAAGTATCTACCTCATATGTTTTTGCAACAGAAGATTATTTCTTTGCTTACCCTAATAACTACAACTATTATGTTAGTTATTACAAGGATACATTCCAACATGGAGGCATTTCTATTGATGAAATGATTATACCATTTATTGAATTAGGTAAGAAATAATAAAAAAAGGAGTAGTTTAAAAGCTACTCCTTTTTTTATGTATTCCAAGCAAGTTTAGATGATGGATGTATAATAAACCTATCATTTACTTCCCTAGGAACTTCCTGTAATATATTTGCTAGGCACATATGAATGATGGCCTCAACAACTTCACTTTCATCCATATCCAATTTTACTAGTTCATCAACAGTTACATACCCTTTCTGATCTATTAATTGGAGTACCTTCCTTTCAATTTCTCCAAATGAGACAACATGTTCCTCCGATTTACTTCTTTCTTTAAGTAATCTTCGAATCACTTTACTCATCTGAACACTTTTATCTTCTACCCTAATATAAGGTTTACCTATTCTTCTTTTTAGATTATATAGTAAGAATACAGGCTGCTTTGTACTTGGCGGGATTTCGATTACCAATACTTGACGCATTGCAGAAACTTGTACCTTATAAACAGTATAATCGATTTTTACAGACAACCTTGATTTAATGGCTTTTTCTAACACAAACAATTCTCCATCTACATCAGTAAAACCATCTATTCTACCATCGTCTGCAACACCAACTATCAAGTAGCCACCATACTTATTGGCAAAGGCAACTACCTCTTTCATTATTTTTAAAGGGTCGGCCGCTTTCTTCTTAAACTCAATCTTAAACCCCTCTCCTTGATTGACCAACTGTTTTAAAAACTTGAGATCCATTGTGATATAATTAATAAAACAACTAATTATACATTTCGAAGTAACATTTCATGTATAAACAAAAAAGCAATTATAATATTAATTAAGACTTTATTGTTTAATTTTTTTTATCGAACTTTAAACATCACATATTTTTTATGTGAAATCGTACAGATACTTTAACAACTTACTATGTATCACTGCTAAAATCAATTCTCATTAGCTGTCAGCTTACAATTTGTTGGATGTATGACAAACATCGAAAAAGAAAAATCACACGTCCTGAAAGTAAATTTGATGATTAATAACTTCACTCAATTTAGTTAGTAAACTATTCACTCTCTATCGTTCTATAATACCATATTTCATTCAAACCAAGTATTGAGAGTGAATAGTTTTTTACAGTATTGGAGCTACTTCACGTACAGTTTCAAGTGCATCAAAATAAATTTTATACCTTTTCCCCTCTACATTACCCGTTGATCCACACTGCGAACCTGATGTCACATAATAGACATATTGTTTAGTAGAACGTTTGTCTAAATCTACTCTATCAGGCTTTCCTAAAACAGATCTTACTTCAGAGATACCTGATCCTAATAATTTATCTTTCACAGAGATAAAGTCTTTTTCTAATTTTTCTCTATCACCATGACAAGCATTCGGATCATTTTTCCATGTTTTCATATCAAACTCATCTTGTGTTATTCCAGATGGTTTTGCACAAGAAAACATTAATGAGTTGCAAGCAATTAAGCCTAAAAAAGTAATCTGTTTTAAATATTTCATTATTATCTATGTCAACCTTCTCAGTTTCCATGGAGTTAACAAATTTGTCAGTTCAGATGTTTCCTCTGACTTTTTCTTTTTATAAAAAAGTTCTGCAATTGTAGCGATTGCTACTAACTCCTCTTCTTCTGATAACGATTCTTCTAAAAATTCAGGTTTAAAATATTCCCCCACAAAGTTAGTCCCAAAGTTTCCACTTATAAAGGCCTCGTGTTGGAATACAAACTTACAGAAAGGAAGTGTAGTTTCAAGGCCTGTGATCTTATATTCATCAATTGCTCTTAACATTCTTGCAATTGCTTCAGTTCTATCCTTGCCCCAAACAATCAGTTTACCCATCATTGGGTCATAGTGCATGCTTACTTCCATTCCTTCTCTATAACCGCTGTCTACTCTTACTCGCATACCAGCAGGCTCTTGGTATCGAATTAATTTACCTGTATCGGGTAGGAAATTCTGATAAGGGTCTTCTGCATAAACTCTCACTTCAATAGCATGTCCTTGAATTTTGAGATCTTCTTGTGCATAACCCAACTCCTCTCCTTCAGCAATTCTAATTTGTTCTTTTACTAAATCAAGCTGAGTGATTTCTTCCGTTACAGTATGCTCTACCTGCAAACGAGTATTCATTTCAAGGAAATAGAAAGAATTGTCAACATCTAAAATAAATTCTACTGTACCTGCTCCAACATAATCACAAGATTGGGCGACCCTCACTGCACATTCTCCCATTTCTGCTCTAAGCTGATCCGATAACACTGCTGATGGAGCCTCTTCAATAACTTTTTGATGTCGACGTTGAATTGAACAATCTCTTTCAAATAAATGAACGACATTTCCATGCTTATCAGCTAAAATCTGAATTTCTATGTGCCTTGGCTTTTGGATATATTTCTCGATAAAAACAGCTCCATCGCCAAAAGAAGACATTGCTTCACTCACCGCTCTATCCATTTGTGATGTAAAATCTTTAGGATCTTCCACCACTCTCATTCCTTTTCCTCCTCCTCCAGCACTGGCTTTTATTAAGATCGGATAACCTACCTCTAAAGCCATCTTCTCGGCTTTTTCTATATCATCGATGGCTTCATCTCCTCCGGGAACTAA is from Flammeovirga agarivorans and encodes:
- the bamE gene encoding outer membrane protein assembly factor BamE domain-containing protein, which codes for MKYLKQITFLGLIACNSLMFSCAKPSGITQDEFDMKTWKNDPNACHGDREKLEKDFISVKDKLLGSGISEVRSVLGKPDRVDLDKRSTKQYVYYVTSGSQCGSTGNVEGKRYKIYFDALETVREVAPIL
- a CDS encoding AlbA family DNA-binding domain-containing protein, with amino-acid sequence MDLKFLKQLVNQGEGFKIEFKKKAADPLKIMKEVVAFANKYGGYLIVGVADDGRIDGFTDVDGELFVLEKAIKSRLSVKIDYTVYKVQVSAMRQVLVIEIPPSTKQPVFLLYNLKRRIGKPYIRVEDKSVQMSKVIRRLLKERSKSEEHVVSFGEIERKVLQLIDQKGYVTVDELVKLDMDESEVVEAIIHMCLANILQEVPREVNDRFIIHPSSKLAWNT
- the porX gene encoding T9SS response regulator signal transducer PorX, translated to MSQQRILWADDEIELLKPHILFLTKKGYDVTPVLSGLDAIEKCEEEEFDIIFLDENMPGMTGLEALEQIKRIKPSLPVVMITKSEEEYIMEDAIGAKIADYLIKPINPKQILLSVKKLLDKKKLVDEKTNSAYQQDFQSIMMSFMNDMDWEDWVETYKKIVYWDLAINQTENKSMSEVFEMQKNEANHNFCRFIKDNYIDWMEEPDERPILSHELLAEKVFPYVKENDNSTFFILIDNLRYDQWKVIEPLVADLFSIKEDVYCPILPTTTAYARNAIFSGLMPSEIEATYPEWWVNDNDEESKNNYEEELLGEQLLRHGIKDKYSYNKIIRASQGKQVNDQINALMHKKFNAVVYNFVDMLSHARTDTNMVRELAPDEAAYRSITKSWFEHSTLYEMLKMLSEKDCKVFITTDHGTVRTRKPYKIVGDRETNTNLRYKQGKNLSYNKKNVLVARHPEDFGLPKTEVSTSYVFATEDYFFAYPNNYNYYVSYYKDTFQHGGISIDEMIIPFIELGKK
- a CDS encoding acetyl-CoA carboxylase biotin carboxylase subunit; the protein is MKKIKRLLIANRGEIALRIIRSAREEGIYTLAVYSEADIDAPHVLAADQAVCIGPPASSQSYLDMEKILKVCHEYKIDAIHPGYGFLSENATFAKRVEEEGITFIGPSPKAIEVMGSKLEAKATVQKFNVPLVPGGDEAIDDIEKAEKMALEVGYPILIKASAGGGGKGMRVVEDPKDFTSQMDRAVSEAMSSFGDGAVFIEKYIQKPRHIEIQILADKHGNVVHLFERDCSIQRRHQKVIEEAPSAVLSDQLRAEMGECAVRVAQSCDYVGAGTVEFILDVDNSFYFLEMNTRLQVEHTVTEEITQLDLVKEQIRIAEGEELGYAQEDLKIQGHAIEVRVYAEDPYQNFLPDTGKLIRYQEPAGMRVRVDSGYREGMEVSMHYDPMMGKLIVWGKDRTEAIARMLRAIDEYKITGLETTLPFCKFVFQHEAFISGNFGTNFVGEYFKPEFLEESLSEEEELVAIATIAELFYKKKKSEETSELTNLLTPWKLRRLT